In the Salvelinus fontinalis isolate EN_2023a chromosome 34, ASM2944872v1, whole genome shotgun sequence genome, one interval contains:
- the LOC129833165 gene encoding uncharacterized protein LOC129833165: MTDHHLKLNLGKTELLFLPGKDCPFHDLAITVDNSIVSSSQSAKNLGVILDNTLSFSTNIKAVARSCRFMLYNIRRVRPCLTQEAAQVLIQALVISRLDYCNSLLAGLPACAIKPLQLIQNAAARLVFNLPKFSHVTPLLRSLHWLPVEARIRYKTMVLAYGAVRGMAPQYLQALIRPYTQTRALRSSTSGLLASLPLRKYSSRSAQSKLFAALAPQWWNKLPHDARTAESITTFRRHLKPHLFKEYLG; the protein is encoded by the coding sequence atgacggatcaccacctcaagctgaacctcggcaagacggagctgctcttcctcccggggaaggactgcccgttccatgatctcgccatcacggttgacaactccattgtgtcctcctcccagagcgctaagaaccttggcgtgatcctggacaacaccctgtcgttctcaactaacatcaaggcggtggcccgttcctgtaggttcatgctctacaacatccgcagagtacgaccctgcctcacacaggaagcggcgcaggtcctaatccaggcacttgtcatctcccgtctggattactgcaactcgctgttggctgggctccctgcctgtgccattaaacccctacaactcatccagaacgccgcagcccgtctggtgttcaaccttcccaagttctctcacgtcaccccgctcctccgctctctccactggcttccagttgaagctcgcatccgctacaagaccatggtgcttgcctacggagctgtgaggggaatggCACCTCAGTACCtacaggctctgatcaggccctacacccaaacaagggcactgcgttcatccacctctggcctgctcgcctctctaccactgaggaagtacagttcccgctcagcccagtcaaaactgttcgctgctctggcaccccaatggtggaacaaactccctcacgacgccaggacagcggagtcaatcaccaccttccggagacacctgaaaccccacctctttaaggaatacctaggatag